A part of Bacillus thuringiensis genomic DNA contains:
- a CDS encoding ArsR/SmtB family transcription factor, translated as MKEMYEEITEVLKVLAHPVRLSLVKIMLAKGPINVTTMYEMLQMPQSTISQHLSKLKATKVVTGTRKGLEIYYEVTDNRTKAILLSLA; from the coding sequence ATGAAAGAAATGTATGAAGAAATCACTGAAGTATTAAAGGTGTTAGCACATCCTGTTCGTTTATCATTAGTAAAAATAATGCTTGCAAAAGGTCCTATTAATGTAACGACAATGTATGAAATGTTACAAATGCCTCAAAGTACAATTAGTCAACATTTATCTAAACTAAAAGCTACTAAAGTCGTTACAGGCACTCGGAAAGGGTTAGAAATTTATTATGAAGTAACGGATAATCGTACAAAAGCGATATTATTAAGCTTGGCTTAA
- a CDS encoding winged helix-turn-helix transcriptional regulator: MNQNDDCPIATTLDVIGGKWKVHILCVLMDGKMRTNEIRREIPNITQKVLTQQLRQLEADGIIHRTVYQEVPPKVEYTISEYGKSLMQIMDELCEWGKDHQIKRLHD; encoded by the coding sequence TGATGACTGCCCAATTGCAACGACACTCGATGTTATCGGTGGAAAATGGAAAGTTCATATTTTATGTGTTTTGATGGATGGAAAAATGCGGACAAATGAAATCCGGCGAGAAATCCCAAACATTACGCAAAAAGTTCTGACACAACAACTTCGGCAACTTGAAGCTGACGGGATTATCCATCGTACTGTATATCAAGAAGTACCACCAAAGGTTGAATACACAATAAGCGAATACGGGAAATCTTTAATGCAAATTATGGATGAACTATGTGAATGGGGAAAAGATCATCAAATCAAAAGATTACATGACTAA
- a CDS encoding anti-sigma-I factor RsgI family protein — translation MNKGIVMDIKKHSVVVLTPNGEFITCERKENSCMIGEEISFEEQEQRVSYFSIPSFLKPASLLVACFLCALLFFYNQPEEKVFAYVSVDINPSLEVSVTKDLRVIDLRACNDDGRRILKELKQWKDKQLQGVIRTIIKQSEDDKYLTSDKQVMLTAVAKDNSLEPQLEEAMQELKKEYEIKHITIEYQSSTMEIRENAKKAGIGTGVYIKQENEKKKLLTPPVPPSNQEQQKSSSDASEDVTPVKEERYEKKEYIEQKQSKEQQPKRIKENNRNQQENNDRGSQENNGHQQENNGRGSQGNNGNQQENNGRGSQGNNGHQQENNGRGSQGNNGHQQENNGRGSQGNNGHQQENNGRGSQGNNGNQQENNGRGSQGNNGRGSQGNNGHQQENNGRGSQGNNGHQQENNGRGSQGNNGHQQENSGRGSQGNNGHQQENNGRGSQ, via the coding sequence ATGAATAAAGGAATTGTGATGGATATAAAAAAACATAGCGTAGTTGTTTTAACTCCAAATGGGGAGTTTATTACGTGTGAAAGAAAAGAGAACTCTTGCATGATTGGAGAGGAAATCTCGTTTGAAGAACAAGAACAAAGAGTATCGTATTTTTCGATCCCTTCTTTCTTAAAGCCGGCTTCATTACTTGTTGCTTGTTTTCTATGTGCGTTGTTATTTTTCTACAATCAACCAGAAGAAAAAGTGTTTGCTTATGTCTCAGTTGATATAAATCCAAGCTTAGAGGTGAGCGTAACAAAGGATCTTCGAGTTATAGATTTGCGAGCTTGTAATGATGATGGAAGGCGTATTTTAAAAGAATTGAAGCAATGGAAAGATAAACAATTGCAAGGTGTAATACGTACTATAATAAAGCAAAGTGAAGATGATAAGTACTTAACGAGTGATAAGCAAGTTATGCTAACGGCTGTTGCAAAGGACAATTCGCTAGAACCACAGTTGGAAGAGGCTATGCAGGAATTAAAGAAAGAGTATGAGATAAAACATATTACAATCGAATATCAAAGCAGTACGATGGAAATACGGGAGAATGCTAAGAAAGCAGGAATTGGAACAGGCGTTTACATAAAACAAGAGAATGAGAAGAAAAAATTGCTTACCCCACCTGTACCGCCTTCTAATCAAGAACAACAAAAGTCATCTTCTGATGCATCAGAAGATGTGACTCCTGTAAAAGAAGAAAGGTACGAGAAGAAAGAGTATATAGAACAAAAGCAATCTAAGGAACAACAACCGAAGCGAATAAAAGAAAATAATAGAAATCAGCAAGAGAACAACGATAGAGGATCGCAAGAGAATAATGGGCACCAGCAAGAAAATAACGGAAGAGGCTCGCAAGGGAATAATGGAAATCAGCAAGAGAACAACGGAAGAGGGTCCCAAGGAAATAATGGGCATCAGCAAGAAAATAACGGAAGAGGGTCCCAAGGAAATAATGGGCATCAACAAGAGAACAACGGAAGAGGGTCCCAAGGAAATAATGGGCATCAACAAGAGAACAATGGTAGAGGATCGCAAGGGAATAATGGAAATCAGCAAGAGAATAACGGAAGAGGGTCTCAAGGGAACAATGGAAGAGGCTCCCAAGGAAATAATGGGCACCAGCAAGAGAATAACGGAAGAGGGTCTCAAGGGAATAATGGACACCAGCAAGAGAATAACGGAAGAGGGTCTCAAGGGAATAATGGACACCAGCAAGAGAATAGCGGAAGAGGGTCTCAAGGAAATAATGGGCATCAACAAGAGAACAATGGTAGAGGGTCTCAGTAA